In Jaculus jaculus isolate mJacJac1 chromosome 11, mJacJac1.mat.Y.cur, whole genome shotgun sequence, the following proteins share a genomic window:
- the LOC123464462 gene encoding WD repeat-containing protein 3-like, translating into MQREAEYEESVAKEDQPAVPGETQGDSYFTGKKTIETVKAAERIMKAIELYREETVKMKEHKAICKAAGKEVPHPMNPILIAYGNISPSTYVLETFKGVKSSELEESLLVQPFSYVPDILQLFDEFIQMGSDVELLCWYLFFLLRIHFGQITSNQMLVPVIEKLKETTISKVRQVQDVIGFNMAGLDYLKRECEAKSEVMFFADATSHLEEKKRKRRNRKKMILTLT; encoded by the coding sequence ATGCAAAGGGAAGCAGAATATGAAGAGAGTGTAGCCAAAGAAGACCAACCAGCAGTTCCAGGGGAAACTCAAGGTGACAGTTACTTTACTGGAAAGAAAACTATTGAAACAGTCAAAGCGGCCGAGAGGATCATGAAAGCCATTGAGCTGTACCGAGAGGAAACTGTGAAAATGAAAGAACACAAAGCCATTTGTAAGGCTGCAGGAAAAGAGGTTCCTCATCCCATGAACCCCATCCTAATTGCTTATGGCAATATTTCACCTTCAACTTATGTACTAGAGACTTTCAAAGGGGTCAAGTCAAGTGAGCTGGAAGAGTCTCTCCTCGTGCAGCCTTTCTCTTATGTTCCAGACATTCTTCAGCTCTTTGATGAATTCATCCAGATGGGCTCTGATGTTGAACTTCTGTGTTGgtaccttttcttcctcctcaggATTCACTTTGGCCAGATCACCAGcaaccagatgcttgtaccagtaatagaaaaattaaaggaaacaACCATTTCAAAAGTCAGACAAGTCCAAGATGTTATTGGCTTCAACATGGCAGGTCTTGATTATCTCAAGAGGGAATGTGAGGCAAAAAGTGAAGTTATGTTCTTTGCTGATGCTACTAGCCActtggaagagaagaaaaggaagaggagaaatagGAAGAAGATGATCTTAACATTGACTTAA